In Bacteroidota bacterium, the genomic window GCCACAGAGGATGCCTCCACTGCCACAGAGGATGCCTCCACTGCCATAGAGGATGCCTCCACTGCCATAGAGGAGGACTCCACTGCCACAGAGGATGCCTCCACTGCCATAGAGGAGGACTGAACTATGGCAGAAAAAATTTCGCATGGCGCGAAGCGCGCCACCGCGAAATTTTTTTTTGCTTCTAATAAATACGAGAAAGAGAGAGAGAGAGGTAACTTCTCAATAAAGGGCAGTGGGAGCGATTGGGAGCGTATTACATACATTATCTTTTTTTAACTAGGGCGGGGTATGTTCTTTTTGATTACATAGCAAATGTAAACAAGATTTTGAACGGGCAAAATTTATTTTTGGGGTGGGTTTTTTGAATACGTAAGAAACATTACCGGATTTGCGAAACAAATTTCCCCGCTTCTCCCCCATTCTCCAGATGCTTAATGAAGGCGGAACCAATGATGGCTCCATGGGCGTATTGGCATGCTGTTGAAAAACTTTGCCTGTCTGAAATTCCGAAACCAATCATCAAAGGATTTTTGAGATTCATGTTTTTAATGCGTGAGAAATATTTCAATGTTTCTGCCCCCTTCCCTTGGCGCCTTGCTCCATGGCGCGTATTGGCGCCATCGGGAAGGGTTGGCTTGCCCCAATCAGAGCATCGGGGGGATGGGCATCCCGTTGTGCTTGAAGATGAAACCATGTAAATAAATCCATCCGAATTGTCATCAATCATTCTGATTCTTTTTTCTGATGTATGAGGAGTAATGAGAAAAATAGTTGAAAGATTGTATTTTTGAAAAATGGGTTTATAATCACTCAGATATTCATCCATGGGCAAATCGGGCAAAATCACTCCGCTGATTCCAACTTCACTTGCACGCTTGCAGAAATTCTCCACACCGAATTGCAATACAGGATTAAGATACCCCATAAGAATCATTGGCACTTTTGACTTTTGACTTTTGACTTTTGACTTTTCAAGTTGCTCGAAAAGCAACTTAAGCGTCATTCCGTTCTTCAGCGCCACTTCATTTGAATGTTGAATGACAGGTCCGTCAGCAAGCGGGTCAGAAAAGGGTATTCCAATTTCAATCATATCTGCTCCTGATTGAACAAGTTCCTCCAAAATAATATTCGTGTCTTCAAGATTAGGAAATCCTGCTGTAAAATAAATGGAAAGCAGCCCCCTCCTGCTCCCCACAAGGGGGAGAGAAAACAATTCAGTGATTTTATTTTTTTGCAAGTGTTTTAATTTTCTCCCTTCCCTTGGCGCCTTGCTCCATGGCGCGTATTGGCGCCATTGGGAAGGGTTGGGGATGGGTTATTCATGTTCTTAATGTAGATTGCCATATCCTTATCTCCTCTTCCTGAAAGATTCACAACAACCGTTTCATTTTCTTTTGCATTCAATTTTTCTAAATGTGCGAGGGCATGCGCACTTTCAAGTGCGGGAATGATACCTTCTAATTTCGCAAGAAGATAGGCAGCCTGTAACGCTTCATCATCCGTTGCCGAAACAAATTTTGATCTTCCGGTCTTAAAGAGATTCGCGTGAATTGGTCCCACACCGGGATAATCCAAACCTGCAGAAATGGAATACGGCTCGATGATCTGTCCATCATCCGTTTGCATCAGCATTGTTTTGCTTCCGTGAATGATTCCCGGCTTTCCTAAAACCATTGTAGCAGCAGAATGTCCGCTGTTGATTCCTTTTCCAGCCGCTTCCACCGCAATCAGTTTTACTTTTTCATCGTCAAGAAAATTATAAAACGCACCGGCCGCATTGCTTCCTCCGCCAACGCATGCAATCACATAATCAGGATTTTTTTTCAACTGCTCCTTTATCTCTTTTGAAATCACACTTTGAAAACGCGCCACCATATCCGGATATGGATGTGGTCCAACCACAGAACCGATTATATAATGCGTATCAACAGGGTTATTTATCCAGTCGCGGATGGCTTCGTTGGTGGCATCTTTCAACGTTTTACTTCCGCTTTTTGCAGGAACAACTTTTGCTCCGAGCATTTTCATGCGCGCTACGTTAGGCGCTTGCCTTTCAATATCAACTTCGCCCATATAAACAATGCATTCTAATCCCTTCAGCGCACATACAGTAGCAGTCGCAACACCGTGCTGCCCCGCTCCTGTTTCAGCAATGATTCTGGTTTTGCCTAGATGTTTTGCTATTAAAATCTGCCCAAGAGTATTATTTATTTTGTGTGCGCCTGTATGAAGTAAGTCTTCCCGTTTGAGAAAGATATTTGTTTTGTATCGTTCTGATAAACGTTTTGCAAAATATAAAGGAGTCGGTCTGCCAGCGTAATTACGAAGTAAGTCCTGAAACTCTGTTTGAAACTTATCCGAAGAAATTATTTTGAGATAATTCTCCCTGAGCTCTTCCACATTCGGGAAAAGCATTTCGGGAATGTAGGCTCCTCCAAAACTGCCGTAGCAGCCCTTTTCATTTACCTGATAGCTCATCTTTCAATATTTTTAATTTATTGCTGTCTTTTAGCCCTGGCTCTATTTCAAATTTTGAATTCACATCAATTGCAAAAGGGCAGAGTTCGCCAACATTTATAGAATCAATTCCACCGCTGAGAAAATAGGGTTTTGATAATTTATAGTACTTCAAAATATTTCTATCAAACCTATTTCCGCTGCCACCATATTCATTCGACTTAGTGTCAAAGAGAAAATAGTCGCAGCAATTTTCATATTCCATCAAAATAGAAAAATCAAATTGATCATCAATGCCAAATGCTTTGATTACTCTAACATCCAAAATTTCAAAAGTTTTAAAAACTTTTGAAGTTTGTTCAGGCGATTCATCTCCATGCAATTGAACAAAGTCAAGACTGTGTTTCTTTACTTGCTCAAAAATGTTTTCAATCGAATCATTTACAAACACGCCTACTTTTTTTATTTTGGATAACATCTCAGGCATCGTAAAATCTTCTCCGACAAATCGTTTTGACTTTGGATAAAAAATAAATCCCATGAAGTCAGGAGATAAGTTTGCAACATCCCTGATATTATCGGCATATTTCATTCCACAGATTTTGAGCTTCATTTGTATTCTTTTACTTCTTTGATAAAATTTGCACAAGCTATCTCAGGATTTTTATCTTTCATGAAGGTTTCTCCTATAAGAAATCCTTTAAAACCAACTTTCTTCAGTTCATGAACTGTTTTTGCCGAATCAATTCCGCTTTCAGAAACTTTAATGAAATCCTTAGGAATAGATTCAGCAAGGAGAAATGATTGATTTACGTTTACAGAAAAATCACTCAGATTGCGGTTATTCACTCCTATACAATCCACCAGCACATTCACTGATTTCAGTTCGGACTTATTCCTTATTTCCAACAACACTTCCATGCCAAGAAATTTAGCAGTAGTCGCAAACTGTTTTATTTCCATTGCCGATAATACATTTGCCAAAAGAAGGATAACATCTGCACCAATTGATTTTGCTTCAATGATCTGGTATTCATCCACGATAAAATCTTTTCGGAGAATAGGAATATTATTTTGTTTCCTTGCTGAGATTATATCTTCATTCTTTCCTCCGAAAAATTCTGTATCAGTTAAAATACTCAACGCGCTTGCGCCCGCTTTTGCATAACCAGAAGTTGTTTGCTCAACAAGCACTTCTTTATTAATAATTCCTTTTGAAGGAGACGTGCGTTTGTACTCAGCTATGATTCCTG contains:
- a CDS encoding phosphoribosylanthranilate isomerase; translated protein: MKLKICGMKYADNIRDVANLSPDFMGFIFYPKSKRFVGEDFTMPEMLSKIKKVGVFVNDSIENIFEQVKKHSLDFVQLHGDESPEQTSKVFKTFEILDVRVIKAFGIDDQFDFSILMEYENCCDYFLFDTKSNEYGGSGNRFDRNILKYYKLSKPYFLSGGIDSINVGELCPFAIDVNSKFEIEPGLKDSNKLKILKDELSGK
- the trpC gene encoding indole-3-glycerol phosphate synthase TrpC, which translates into the protein MNILEKIVAHKKKEVEDRKSFFSVVELEKSAYFTYPVVSLKKALLNDEKTGIIAEYKRTSPSKGIINKEVLVEQTTSGYAKAGASALSILTDTEFFGGKNEDIISARKQNNIPILRKDFIVDEYQIIEAKSIGADVILLLANVLSAMEIKQFATTAKFLGMEVLLEIRNKSELKSVNVLVDCIGVNNRNLSDFSVNVNQSFLLAESIPKDFIKVSESGIDSAKTVHELKKVGFKGFLIGETFMKDKNPEIACANFIKEVKEYK
- the trpB gene encoding tryptophan synthase subunit beta, with protein sequence MSYQVNEKGCYGSFGGAYIPEMLFPNVEELRENYLKIISSDKFQTEFQDLLRNYAGRPTPLYFAKRLSERYKTNIFLKREDLLHTGAHKINNTLGQILIAKHLGKTRIIAETGAGQHGVATATVCALKGLECIVYMGEVDIERQAPNVARMKMLGAKVVPAKSGSKTLKDATNEAIRDWINNPVDTHYIIGSVVGPHPYPDMVARFQSVISKEIKEQLKKNPDYVIACVGGGSNAAGAFYNFLDDEKVKLIAVEAAGKGINSGHSAATMVLGKPGIIHGSKTMLMQTDDGQIIEPYSISAGLDYPGVGPIHANLFKTGRSKFVSATDDEALQAAYLLAKLEGIIPALESAHALAHLEKLNAKENETVVVNLSGRGDKDMAIYIKNMNNPSPTLPNGANTRHGARRQGKGEN
- the trpA gene encoding tryptophan synthase subunit alpha, encoding MLSIYFTAGFPNLEDTNIILEELVQSGADMIEIGIPFSDPLADGPVIQHSNEVALKNGMTLKLLFEQLEKSKVKSQKSKVPMILMGYLNPVLQFGVENFCKRASEVGISGVILPDLPMDEYLSDYKPIFQKYNLSTIFLITPHTSEKRIRMIDDNSDGFIYMVSSSSTTGCPSPRCSDWGKPTLPDGANTRHGARRQGKGAETLKYFSRIKNMNLKNPLMIGFGISDRQSFSTACQYAHGAIIGSAFIKHLENGGEAGKFVSQIR